A single region of the Triticum dicoccoides isolate Atlit2015 ecotype Zavitan chromosome 2B, WEW_v2.0, whole genome shotgun sequence genome encodes:
- the LOC119368931 gene encoding uncharacterized protein LOC119368931, translating into MSMADEQYDAGPRGAPHGLLLAVVVGLLVGWPLFLSDGAEAVTDAIAELLGPMGLLLLPVGLLLLIHLLSCDRSPDVFEFGGSPDAVHHVGGSPVGVALMLVLILALLYYRSALFGGGGGDDE; encoded by the coding sequence ATGTCAATGGCGGACGAGCAATACGACGCTGGGCCACGCGGGGCGCCGCACGGGCTGCTGTTGGCGGTGGTGGTGGGGCTGCTGGTTGGGTGGCCGCTTTTCCTAAGTGACGGCGCTGAGGCGGTCACCGATGCCATCGCCGAGCTGCTCGGCCCCATGGGCCTGCTCCTCCTCCCGGTggggctcctcctcctcatccacctcctctCCTGCGACCGCTCCCCCGACGTGTTCGAGTTTGGCGGCTCGCCCGACGCCGTGCACCACGTCGGGGGATCCCCCGTCGGCGTGGCGCTGATGCTGGTCCTCATCCTTGCCCTCCTCTACTACCGGTCCGCGCTCTTcggtggcggcggaggcgacgACGAGTAG